A single window of Paenibacillus sp. FSL H8-0537 DNA harbors:
- a CDS encoding phosphopantetheine-binding protein, whose product MMSRSIEFILRDEIFAELEIEYPDDHDTNLLDQGIDSVGFIKLIVSMESKFNIAIPDEDLLFEKFSTAGLILNYLTEKTIA is encoded by the coding sequence ATGATGTCTAGATCAATTGAATTTATATTGAGAGATGAAATTTTTGCTGAGCTTGAAATCGAGTATCCAGATGACCACGATACCAATTTGTTGGATCAAGGGATCGATTCGGTTGGCTTCATCAAGCTTATTGTTTCAATGGAATCGAAGTTTAACATCGCGATCCCTGATGAGGATCTATTGTTTGAAAAGTTCTCCACGGCTGGATTAATCCTTAATTATTTGACCGAGAAAACGATAGCATAA
- a CDS encoding class I adenylate-forming enzyme family protein produces MTIIERLFMEACDRKEHIILQDIKQHWTYAEVMTEAYSIALYIKKNFDLESGSHLALYTNNEPLFIIAALGIQFCGYVLVPVPYSASKTEIENILNASDAKLVISKYVQPAHLNCDIPWVTAQDLSQEPMPSFESITLTNQSDPNQCAILLPTSGTTGKSKIVMLSHWNVLTNALAHGGKVGYTDQDSFLVTMPVHFSSTIVTQLISCMLYGTRIKLISLPLLPRTAFKLFQNKAVTAFSAVPTQLMHFVSDFHQTTNWSAFDSIEFIVISGAAIPAKLVDNLQTVFPKADIIQTYGLTEASPRVSMMERGDRCLSCGSPISDVSIRLVDEEENEVEGAAIGEIWVKGPNVMLGYYKNPELTNDTIVDGWLKTGDLGYWNESRCLIITGRKKNIIISGGINIYPEEIEEFLYGLKEVEEVIVVGVHDDLLGEVPIAFLKVFEECLIDMDALTKYCNLHLSSYKVPRQWRIIDEIPKTKTGKLDRASTKRLLLNEIY; encoded by the coding sequence ATGACTATCATTGAGCGTTTATTTATGGAAGCTTGTGATCGCAAAGAACACATTATCCTTCAAGATATAAAGCAGCACTGGACTTACGCGGAGGTGATGACAGAAGCATACTCGATTGCTTTATATATAAAGAAGAACTTTGATCTTGAGTCCGGAAGTCATCTTGCATTATACACAAATAATGAGCCCTTGTTCATTATTGCGGCGCTTGGCATTCAGTTCTGCGGTTATGTATTAGTACCGGTTCCTTACTCGGCATCCAAAACTGAAATTGAAAATATTTTAAATGCCAGTGACGCCAAACTGGTTATCAGCAAATATGTACAGCCTGCGCATTTAAATTGTGACATTCCTTGGGTTACCGCTCAGGATTTATCGCAAGAACCGATGCCTTCGTTTGAATCGATCACGTTAACGAATCAGTCCGATCCCAATCAATGTGCGATTCTCCTTCCTACATCGGGCACAACCGGAAAATCTAAAATCGTTATGTTATCCCATTGGAATGTATTAACGAATGCGTTGGCACATGGCGGAAAGGTGGGTTATACGGATCAAGATTCGTTTCTTGTAACGATGCCCGTTCATTTCAGTTCTACGATTGTCACGCAATTGATTTCTTGCATGCTTTATGGAACCCGAATTAAACTTATCAGCCTGCCCTTACTGCCGCGCACAGCGTTTAAACTGTTTCAGAATAAGGCGGTCACGGCATTCTCAGCGGTGCCTACGCAATTGATGCACTTTGTTTCCGATTTTCATCAGACAACAAACTGGAGTGCCTTTGATTCAATTGAATTTATTGTTATTAGCGGTGCGGCGATTCCTGCGAAATTAGTAGACAATCTTCAGACTGTATTTCCCAAAGCGGACATTATTCAAACCTATGGATTGACAGAAGCTTCTCCGCGGGTGAGCATGATGGAACGGGGAGACCGCTGCTTATCCTGTGGATCACCCATCAGTGACGTTTCTATTCGACTTGTTGACGAAGAAGAGAATGAGGTTGAAGGAGCAGCTATCGGAGAAATTTGGGTCAAGGGCCCAAATGTGATGCTCGGTTATTACAAAAACCCAGAGTTAACGAACGATACAATTGTTGATGGTTGGTTAAAGACAGGAGATTTGGGATATTGGAATGAATCACGGTGTCTCATAATCACAGGCAGAAAGAAGAATATCATTATATCCGGCGGTATCAATATCTATCCGGAAGAAATCGAAGAGTTTTTATATGGCTTGAAAGAAGTTGAGGAAGTCATAGTTGTTGGTGTGCACGATGATCTATTAGGCGAAGTACCCATCGCATTTCTGAAAGTTTTTGAAGAATGTCTGATTGATATGGATGCGCTTACAAAATATTGCAACTTGCATTTGTCGTCGTATAAAGTGCCTAGACAATGGAGGATTATAGATGAAATTCCAAAAACAAAAACAGGAAAACTGGACAGGGCAAGCACGAAGCGCTTATTGCTAAATGAGATATACTGA
- a CDS encoding NAD-dependent epimerase/dehydratase family protein — MVSQTLSKGGIIIFIVLTGVAGFIGSNLAERLLREGHTVIGVDNFLTGFTVNMDNLLRSPNFKFIEHDVIYPLAIEGPVDWVMHFASPASPPKYLSYPIETMRVNSEGTMHLLHLAKEKQAAFFLASTSEIYGNPTVHPQPESYYGNVNSVGARSCYNEAKRYAEAITYWMNRKYGIPVRVIRIFNTFGPKMDLNDGRVITNFINEIMSKQNLTIYGDGRQTRSFQYIDDLLEGIVRLLSTTYEQPVNLGNPEEVTILEVAQILKELMKSNAQIEFLPLPEDDPRRRKPDITISRTIMDWEPAIGLHDALARTIHYYQGQYIH, encoded by the coding sequence GTGGTTTCACAAACCTTAAGCAAGGGGGGGATCATAATATTCATTGTATTAACAGGAGTCGCAGGCTTCATCGGTTCCAACCTTGCCGAGAGGCTGCTGCGGGAAGGGCATACCGTTATCGGTGTCGATAATTTTCTGACCGGGTTCACTGTCAACATGGACAATCTCTTACGGTCGCCAAATTTCAAGTTTATCGAGCATGACGTCATTTATCCGCTCGCAATTGAAGGCCCTGTCGATTGGGTGATGCATTTCGCAAGTCCTGCCAGCCCGCCCAAATATTTGTCCTATCCGATCGAAACGATGAGGGTCAACAGCGAAGGAACGATGCATCTGCTGCATCTGGCCAAAGAAAAGCAGGCTGCTTTCTTCTTGGCTTCAACAAGCGAGATCTACGGTAACCCAACCGTTCACCCTCAGCCGGAGAGCTACTATGGCAACGTGAATTCGGTTGGAGCAAGAAGCTGCTACAACGAAGCGAAACGGTATGCAGAGGCGATCACCTACTGGATGAACAGGAAATACGGCATACCGGTAAGGGTCATTCGGATCTTCAATACATTCGGCCCGAAGATGGATTTAAATGACGGACGCGTCATTACCAATTTCATTAATGAAATCATGTCAAAGCAAAACCTTACGATTTATGGCGACGGCAGACAGACGAGAAGCTTTCAGTATATCGACGATTTGCTGGAAGGGATTGTGAGACTGCTGAGCACCACGTATGAACAGCCAGTCAATTTGGGAAATCCGGAGGAAGTCACCATACTTGAGGTCGCCCAAATATTGAAGGAGCTAATGAAGTCCAACGCGCAGATCGAGTTTCTTCCGCTGCCGGAAGACGATCCGAGGAGAAGGAAGCCGGATATTACCATTTCAAGGACGATTATGGACTGGGAACCGGCGATCGGTTTGCATGATGCACTCGCTAGAACGATCCATTATTATCAGGGTCAATATATCCATTAA
- a CDS encoding acyl carrier protein → MQEQIIAMISEIKDDAQLANSLNEHSNIMEDGGLDSLQLITFVLKVEERFGIEIDFEQFDFNLMESVTTFCNYISELQKTAPV, encoded by the coding sequence ATGCAAGAACAAATCATAGCGATGATAAGCGAAATCAAGGACGACGCCCAACTGGCAAACAGCTTGAACGAGCATTCCAACATCATGGAAGACGGGGGATTGGACTCTTTACAGCTAATTACTTTCGTATTAAAGGTGGAAGAGCGTTTCGGTATTGAAATCGATTTTGAACAATTCGACTTCAATCTTATGGAGTCGGTCACGACCTTCTGCAATTATATCTCGGAGCTGCAGAAGACCGCACCTGTATGA
- a CDS encoding UDP-glucuronosyltransferase, which yields MGKRKVTILCSGFGLGFYIPGLLAASDFEKRDIATEVLVFESYLEQDKMDHIADSRKAYHNNFALANLSARMPMDIRSSIDYAQVELLLEAWKAEERYEFISLSGHWVYILDLYREKMLPNQIHVDLLYVDSDLAPSWKSLKKFHPRYDEYYYNACLYDTNKMEIRCEIPVLHGTPLPFESRKRRLVVHGGGWGMGTYQSKVPELVGHNYGLDIVAYDWKEAKPDPDHRYWMNDPEWCAWVKSANGLHEFPPYIEITGEDTNSYAAKVDHHWLFDVASEAMAIVAKPGAGTLIDSLASETPLILLEPFGSHELSNLELWESLGFGIRYEKWREMDFSVEVLKEMHQAIMNRPGERTNYVDHYCARVALTKG from the coding sequence ATGGGTAAGCGGAAAGTAACGATTCTATGCTCGGGTTTCGGTTTGGGTTTCTATATTCCCGGCCTGTTAGCTGCAAGCGATTTCGAGAAAAGGGATATCGCGACGGAAGTGCTCGTGTTCGAAAGCTATTTGGAGCAAGACAAGATGGATCATATTGCAGACAGCAGGAAGGCTTACCACAATAATTTCGCACTTGCCAATTTATCAGCCCGAATGCCGATGGATATCCGCAGCAGCATTGATTATGCCCAGGTCGAGCTATTGCTGGAGGCGTGGAAAGCGGAAGAGCGATACGAATTCATATCGCTATCCGGACACTGGGTCTATATTCTGGATTTGTATAGGGAGAAGATGCTGCCGAATCAAATTCATGTAGACCTGCTCTACGTCGATTCAGATCTGGCCCCGTCTTGGAAGAGCCTGAAGAAGTTTCATCCTCGCTATGACGAGTATTATTACAATGCTTGTCTCTATGACACCAACAAGATGGAGATTCGATGCGAAATCCCGGTTCTTCATGGTACGCCACTGCCCTTCGAATCGAGAAAGCGGCGGCTTGTTGTTCATGGCGGCGGCTGGGGGATGGGCACTTATCAAAGTAAAGTTCCAGAGCTTGTCGGCCATAACTATGGGCTTGATATCGTAGCTTACGATTGGAAGGAAGCGAAGCCCGATCCCGATCACCGATATTGGATGAACGATCCGGAATGGTGTGCATGGGTGAAGAGTGCGAACGGCCTGCACGAGTTTCCGCCATACATCGAAATAACGGGAGAAGATACGAATTCATACGCCGCTAAGGTTGATCATCATTGGTTATTCGACGTCGCTTCGGAGGCGATGGCTATCGTGGCCAAGCCGGGAGCGGGCACATTGATCGACTCACTTGCATCCGAAACCCCTCTTATTCTGCTGGAGCCGTTCGGAAGTCACGAGCTTAGCAATTTGGAATTGTGGGAGTCGCTTGGGTTCGGAATACGCTACGAGAAGTGGCGGGAGATGGATTTTTCCGTAGAGGTCCTTAAGGAGATGCATCAAGCGATCATGAACAGACCCGGAGAACGGACGAATTATGTGGATCATTATTGTGCGAGAGTCGCGTTAACGAAGGGGTAA
- a CDS encoding radical SAM protein, with the protein MSVNKLSVAQDTTSYPRWIVLQLLEECNLRCKMCYEWGLEGPYKSKKTLAQLDPDLIKKIIVECSPGKPYYDFFGGEPLMYPWLSDILAMINHYGGIADFPTNGTLLEQHAEMLVETAPNKIWMSLDGPEEINDRQRGKGVFKKVIKGIEKLYELRESKGKQFPKMGVSFIITPLNYMYVEEFFFKHIDLSMLDHISMEVQLYATEEQYAQYVEVLSEKFDVHEAPYAKGMVWRDTSSFSQIDIPELTRQLNNVKEYCLKNRIHVITYPKTIDEQNLSNYFSGQFHQMADKRNRCSLPWVYAEITARGDVSPCHAFYDLTFGNVNEESLLDIWSSDKYKDYRAYMKKNMLPICTACSRYYIY; encoded by the coding sequence ATGAGCGTAAACAAATTGAGTGTCGCCCAAGATACGACAAGCTATCCGAGATGGATCGTCTTGCAGCTGTTGGAGGAGTGCAATTTACGATGCAAGATGTGCTATGAGTGGGGACTCGAAGGGCCCTATAAAAGCAAAAAAACGTTAGCGCAGCTGGATCCGGATCTGATCAAAAAGATCATCGTCGAGTGCAGCCCGGGCAAGCCGTATTACGATTTCTTCGGCGGCGAGCCGCTGATGTACCCTTGGCTGAGCGACATTCTCGCCATGATCAATCATTATGGAGGGATAGCGGACTTCCCCACTAACGGCACATTGCTCGAGCAGCATGCCGAGATGCTCGTCGAGACTGCTCCCAATAAGATCTGGATGTCGCTCGACGGCCCTGAGGAAATCAACGACAGGCAGAGGGGCAAAGGCGTATTCAAGAAAGTAATCAAGGGGATCGAGAAGCTCTATGAGCTTCGGGAAAGCAAAGGCAAGCAATTTCCGAAGATGGGTGTATCCTTTATCATTACGCCCTTGAACTATATGTACGTCGAGGAATTTTTCTTTAAGCATATCGACTTGTCGATGTTGGACCATATCAGCATGGAAGTGCAGCTCTATGCAACGGAAGAGCAGTATGCCCAATATGTGGAGGTTCTTAGTGAAAAATTCGACGTGCATGAAGCTCCTTATGCCAAGGGGATGGTGTGGCGGGACACCAGTTCGTTCAGCCAGATCGATATTCCGGAATTGACGAGACAGCTCAATAATGTTAAAGAGTATTGCTTGAAAAACCGCATCCATGTGATCACCTATCCGAAGACGATAGATGAACAAAATTTGAGCAACTATTTCTCGGGGCAATTCCATCAGATGGCTGATAAACGAAATCGGTGCTCCCTTCCATGGGTTTATGCGGAGATTACGGCAAGGGGCGACGTTTCGCCCTGCCATGCCTTCTATGATTTGACCTTCGGCAACGTGAACGAAGAGAGTTTGCTGGATATCTGGAGTAGTGACAAGTACAAAGATTATCGCGCGTATATGAAAAAAAATATGCTTCCGATTTGTACGGCTTGTTCAAGGTATTATATCTATTGA
- a CDS encoding radical SAM protein, with protein MNPKSEIKHSPKDLQILKRTIKNTVETKRNMEKIAGYATPLPESVGIKLTNQCNLRCKHCYQWNDTGYHHFMTPEQQREQLDYGLLEKLILETEPAKSRLYIWGGEPLVYSHFDRLADLLEAHPRETTICTNAMLIERKLDALLRISDNLELLIALDGFEEQNDALRGKGVFNKAIDAIRMLVELRKENRFRGKITIHTVVNDAMTDKLYDLLDFLEGVGVDMVMVCFPWYISDECSQGMDDYFDQKFDFLPASEHKGERSWHAFNYKLDPERIPALMSELDRVNNRVWKMRLRYQPNLDHDQIEDFVLGKEVRGKGTMNKKCLALSNRMDITPDGTIVACKFFKEFEIGKLNEASVQELWHGMTYRRIREMMDERLTPACSKCSVLHLHGV; from the coding sequence ATGAATCCGAAATCAGAGATTAAACATTCCCCAAAGGATTTGCAAATATTGAAACGTACTATCAAGAATACGGTGGAAACAAAGCGGAACATGGAGAAAATAGCGGGTTACGCGACACCGTTGCCAGAGTCGGTCGGGATTAAACTGACGAACCAATGCAACTTGCGCTGCAAGCATTGCTATCAATGGAACGACACCGGCTACCATCACTTCATGACACCGGAGCAGCAGCGGGAACAGCTCGACTACGGGCTGCTGGAGAAACTGATCCTCGAGACGGAGCCAGCCAAGTCGAGACTCTATATCTGGGGCGGAGAGCCGCTCGTATACAGCCATTTTGACCGTTTGGCCGATTTGCTTGAAGCCCATCCTCGCGAGACGACGATCTGCACGAACGCGATGCTGATTGAGCGAAAGCTGGACGCCTTGCTGAGAATCTCCGACAACTTGGAGCTGCTCATTGCGCTTGATGGATTCGAAGAACAGAATGATGCGCTTCGCGGCAAAGGGGTATTCAACAAGGCGATAGATGCTATCCGGATGCTAGTCGAGCTGCGCAAGGAAAACCGATTCAGGGGCAAAATTACAATCCATACCGTCGTTAACGATGCTATGACCGACAAGCTTTACGATCTGCTGGACTTCCTGGAGGGCGTTGGCGTAGATATGGTCATGGTCTGCTTCCCGTGGTACATCTCGGACGAATGCTCGCAGGGAATGGACGATTACTTCGACCAGAAGTTCGACTTCCTTCCGGCGAGCGAGCACAAGGGCGAACGAAGCTGGCACGCCTTTAACTACAAGCTCGATCCGGAGCGTATCCCTGCTTTGATGAGCGAGTTGGACCGGGTTAACAATCGGGTCTGGAAAATGCGTTTGCGCTACCAGCCGAATCTGGATCATGATCAGATCGAAGATTTCGTGCTCGGCAAAGAGGTGAGGGGTAAAGGCACGATGAACAAGAAGTGCCTGGCTCTCTCGAACCGGATGGATATTACGCCCGATGGAACGATTGTCGCGTGCAAATTTTTCAAGGAGTTCGAGATCGGCAAATTAAATGAAGCGTCCGTACAGGAATTATGGCACGGCATGACCTACAGAAGGATAAGGGAAATGATGGACGAACGACTGACACCGGCATGTTCCAAGTGCAGTGTCTTGCATTTGCACGGTGTTTAA
- a CDS encoding ATP-binding cassette domain-containing protein translates to MSIIQVERLSKSFNYYEKELGFKKSLKNLVKRKSLIKEAVSEISLVIEQGEMVGFLGPNGSGKTTTLKMLSGILYPTSGKANVLGYVPWERKKEFKMQFSIVMGQKSQLWWDLPANESLYLNKCIYEVEDKPYNLVLDELTEMLDVKDLLNIQVRRLSLGERMKMELIASLIHRPKVIFLDEPTIGLDLISQKRIREFLKNYNQQTKATVILTSHYMADIEDLCKRTVIINQGKIVYDGDLRRVNELFHAKKIIKLQFTDEVPRQALSDYGAIMQHDGMNAVMEIDKHDLQRLSKMMLDRFPILDFTIEDIPVERGIESLYQKDGVRHESLAEV, encoded by the coding sequence GTGAGCATTATCCAAGTGGAACGCTTATCCAAAAGCTTCAATTACTACGAAAAAGAATTGGGGTTTAAAAAATCGCTGAAAAATTTAGTGAAGCGGAAATCACTGATCAAAGAAGCGGTTAGCGAAATATCACTTGTAATCGAGCAAGGCGAGATGGTCGGATTCTTAGGTCCGAACGGTTCCGGCAAAACGACTACGCTTAAGATGCTGTCCGGCATCTTGTATCCGACAAGCGGGAAGGCGAATGTATTAGGCTATGTCCCTTGGGAACGAAAGAAAGAATTCAAGATGCAGTTCTCGATCGTGATGGGGCAGAAATCGCAGTTGTGGTGGGATTTACCGGCAAACGAATCGTTGTACCTGAACAAATGCATCTATGAGGTCGAGGATAAGCCCTACAACCTTGTCCTGGATGAGCTTACGGAGATGCTTGACGTAAAAGACCTGCTCAACATTCAGGTGCGGAGGCTTTCGCTGGGGGAACGGATGAAGATGGAGCTAATTGCGTCGCTCATTCACCGGCCCAAGGTGATTTTCCTGGATGAGCCTACAATCGGACTCGATCTGATTTCGCAGAAGCGCATTCGGGAGTTCCTGAAAAATTATAACCAGCAGACGAAAGCAACGGTCATTCTGACAAGCCACTACATGGCGGATATTGAGGATCTATGCAAACGAACGGTCATCATCAATCAAGGGAAGATCGTATACGACGGCGATCTTCGGCGTGTGAACGAGCTGTTTCATGCAAAAAAGATCATCAAGCTGCAATTTACGGACGAAGTGCCGAGGCAAGCACTAAGCGATTATGGCGCTATCATGCAACATGACGGAATGAATGCCGTCATGGAGATCGATAAGCATGACCTCCAGCGGCTTTCCAAGATGATGCTGGACCGGTTCCCGATCCTCGATTTCACAATTGAAGATATACCTGTCGAGCGAGGCATCGAAAGTTTGTATCAGAAAGATGGGGTCAGACATGAAAGCCTTGCAGAAGTATAA
- a CDS encoding ABC-2 family transporter protein produces MKALQKYKRTYILALQNAMEYRTDFLMSIISGGFIILVQCFLWTAVFRSSPQEIINGYSYSQIIIYSVLSGVVSKLVSAGFEGEIANDIKTGGLSKFIAQPIHYFSYRICNFFGGKTVQTGVVLVLFVILMIVFTQIWEFQLRGVQIVMFLVSILFGLLINFLLFYSISALAFIITEVWGVYIAFNQGVYLLSGAIFPLNIFGDTFARISSYLPFQYVVFFPVNIINGSLTIHEIVRGLLLQAVWVIVLMIISKLSWDSGMRKYVAVGG; encoded by the coding sequence ATGAAAGCCTTGCAGAAGTATAAAAGGACGTACATCCTTGCGCTTCAGAATGCGATGGAATATCGGACCGATTTCCTGATGAGTATCATCAGCGGCGGCTTCATCATTCTCGTCCAATGCTTCCTCTGGACGGCCGTGTTTCGCAGTTCGCCGCAGGAGATCATTAACGGCTATTCTTATTCGCAGATAATCATTTATTCCGTGTTGTCCGGCGTAGTCTCCAAGCTGGTTTCTGCCGGCTTCGAAGGGGAAATCGCGAATGATATCAAGACGGGTGGCCTGAGCAAGTTTATCGCTCAGCCCATTCATTATTTCAGCTATCGGATATGCAATTTTTTCGGTGGGAAAACGGTTCAGACCGGGGTCGTCCTTGTCTTATTCGTCATACTGATGATTGTTTTTACTCAGATTTGGGAGTTTCAGCTTAGAGGGGTGCAGATCGTTATGTTCTTGGTCAGCATTCTGTTCGGACTGCTCATCAACTTCCTGCTTTTTTATTCGATTAGTGCTCTTGCGTTCATCATTACTGAGGTTTGGGGCGTTTATATCGCGTTCAACCAAGGCGTCTATCTGCTCAGTGGCGCCATCTTTCCGCTTAATATTTTCGGAGATACGTTTGCTAGAATCTCCAGCTATTTACCGTTTCAATATGTCGTATTCTTCCCGGTTAACATCATCAATGGGAGCTTGACGATTCATGAAATCGTGCGTGGGCTCCTCTTACAGGCGGTCTGGGTAATTGTGCTTATGATAATCTCCAAGTTGTCGTGGGATTCCGGGATGAGGAAATATGTAGCCGTTGGAGGTTAG
- a CDS encoding ABC-2 family transporter protein, which yields MSISLTEIRKHIRMFFIFAKNSLVGYMEYKANFYSGLIMETVFLFSKLIYILFVFQLGIEINGISPDQMLIFTGTYTIMIAIYTGLFMDNFYRFAGHIRNGTLDLYMTKPLSLQFMISFRHVNFAFPIPNLIAGITMIVLAWRRLDIEPSLIHLAGYIGVILSSTIVTYSVLLLPQILAFWTVKSGSIFEILDKCWDLNNMPMYIYPKWLRRIGLYVVPILFITNMPSVYLIDRLDLFLGIWIFAAPVISLLVVRLFWKLAVKRYESASG from the coding sequence GTGAGTATCAGCTTGACGGAGATTCGGAAGCATATACGTATGTTCTTTATTTTCGCAAAGAATAGCTTGGTCGGTTACATGGAATACAAAGCGAATTTTTACTCCGGTTTGATCATGGAGACCGTATTTCTGTTTTCCAAGCTGATCTATATCTTGTTCGTTTTCCAGCTCGGGATCGAAATCAATGGAATTTCTCCTGACCAGATGTTGATCTTCACTGGGACCTATACGATTATGATCGCAATCTATACAGGACTGTTTATGGATAACTTTTATAGATTCGCCGGCCATATCCGCAACGGGACGCTGGACTTGTATATGACTAAGCCGCTATCGCTGCAGTTCATGATTTCATTCCGGCACGTTAACTTCGCGTTTCCGATCCCGAACCTGATCGCAGGGATCACGATGATCGTACTGGCCTGGCGGCGTCTTGACATCGAGCCAAGCTTGATTCACTTGGCCGGATATATCGGCGTGATCTTGAGTAGCACGATCGTGACCTATTCGGTGCTTCTACTTCCGCAAATTCTTGCCTTCTGGACGGTGAAGTCCGGTTCGATCTTCGAAATACTCGACAAATGTTGGGACTTAAACAATATGCCGATGTATATATACCCCAAATGGCTGCGGAGAATAGGGCTGTATGTCGTGCCGATCTTGTTCATCACCAACATGCCGTCGGTTTATTTGATCGATCGCTTGGACTTGTTCCTTGGGATATGGATTTTTGCAGCTCCCGTTATATCGCTTCTAGTGGTCAGGCTGTTCTGGAAGCTGGCCGTCAAACGTTATGAAAGCGCCAGCGGTTAG
- a CDS encoding FkbM family methyltransferase gives MSRTEHERHPLQTEAITKKRLHNGIEIYQNNEGETEFLYNEIFHKEMYFKHGITLPDNGTVMDVGANIGMFSLYVSSKSDCRVYAFEPLPPTFKLLKMNTSSLPRVTTVNVGLSNEIKEAEFAYFPTMSTDSVQIKYRENHDQDLRYGLINHYEDNFADPRMLNRFVDHLMSPKLLNEQIYRCKLTTISEMIRYYDLNQIDLLKIDVEKSEFEVLEGIHPEDWGKIKQIVMEVHGLDGEQISRLENIFRTNGFHAVIDYYEDLNIPNYYNVYALNQMHTSAG, from the coding sequence ATGAGCAGGACGGAGCATGAGCGCCATCCGTTGCAGACAGAGGCCATTACAAAGAAACGGCTGCACAACGGGATTGAAATCTATCAAAACAACGAAGGCGAGACCGAGTTTCTCTACAACGAGATTTTCCACAAGGAGATGTATTTCAAGCACGGTATTACGCTCCCGGATAATGGCACGGTCATGGACGTCGGTGCTAATATCGGCATGTTCAGCCTATATGTCAGCAGCAAGAGCGACTGCAGGGTATATGCCTTTGAGCCACTGCCTCCGACGTTTAAGCTCTTGAAGATGAATACGAGCTCGCTGCCTCGCGTAACGACGGTTAACGTCGGGCTTTCCAATGAGATCAAGGAAGCGGAGTTTGCCTATTTTCCTACGATGTCCACGGACTCTGTCCAGATCAAATACCGGGAGAACCACGATCAAGATCTCCGATACGGGTTAATCAACCATTACGAAGATAATTTCGCTGACCCGCGAATGCTAAACCGCTTTGTCGATCATCTTATGTCGCCGAAGCTTCTGAATGAACAAATCTATCGATGCAAGCTAACTACGATCTCCGAAATGATCCGCTATTACGATCTGAACCAAATTGATCTGCTCAAAATCGACGTGGAGAAAAGTGAGTTCGAGGTGCTGGAAGGCATCCATCCGGAAGATTGGGGCAAAATCAAGCAAATTGTAATGGAGGTACACGGACTGGACGGAGAGCAGATCAGCAGGCTCGAGAACATCTTCCGAACCAACGGCTTCCATGCCGTGATCGATTACTACGAAGATTTGAATATCCCAAATTACTACAATGTGTACGCGTTGAATCAAATGCATACGTCAGCTGGGTGA